In Rhizoctonia solani chromosome 6, complete sequence, the sequence GTTCCACGACTCATAGCAGGTCTTTCAGTTAGCTTGATACAATGGATAAGCCTTGATTATCTAGCCCAGGATCGAGACAAATATACCTTTTCGTCGCCCACATCACCCCCTGGTGTAGGTGTTGGATTGTAATCGCTTTTTGACGAAAGTCCAAGGTCGGGATCGATAAACGGGTTTTGCCATAGTGGCCGCCACTGTTCAAGCCTTTGTTCTGTTAGTCCATTATCATGGTCATTTTCAGGGTCAACGTCTGTAAGGAACCCGCTGAACCACCCCGTGAAAAGTATCGCATAGAGTGGTTGACTGCTCATGGTCGGGCTATATCTTGAGAGGGCTTACCAGTACAGGCGTGAAGTATGGGCGCCTTTATATATCACTCTACGCCAATGAGGACTATCTTAGCCGGAGTATATCCGTCTCCTATGTAGATCTATGCTGGGCCGGCGTTCTAGAATTCTAATACTAGTTCAATAGACCCGTACCCATCAGGTGGTTGTGAGTATAGATTGACGCCTTACAAACTTCGATCCTCAGAAAAGAGGCTAGTTTACCACTTGGAAGTCGGGGGTTGGGGTCGGTAGCTGCAGCTCCGTTCCAGATTTGTAACTGGCATCCAATCAATCGACCAATTGGAGACGGCGAACGGTGATGACCGAGTCTGTTGTGCCTGAGATAGCCGCCAGGGAAGTGCATCTAGCTTACGTGAACTGGCCGAGCACTTCCCTAAATAGAATGCCCACTTCACGATAACCTCATTCGGCATTCTCTCCTTTGGAGTGGGTGGATATTTTCGGGCGGTAGGCCCCTGGCACACAGATGAATCAGTAATTGGCATCCGACCACTTGCAAGTGAGCTGAAGGCTCACGTCTTTTAACTTTCCCTCTCACAGCGCGTACTCGAAGGGGCAATAACTCAACGATCAAGCAGCTTCCTGGAGGCATATACATGCTCATCAGTTCAGCATGTAAGATATTTGATCAATTGCAGACCCCAGGTCGACCATTTCCCTCCTGGCCGCCGGCTCCATTTATCGCCTGATTTGGAATGATTCGATTGAACTCCTATCGTTCATGGAATCATATAGTTCCCGGGCCTCCCTTTCTATAATGAGAACTTCCCGGAAGACTTTGGCCCCGTCTCCTGGTAGATTTTATCGCAAGTACTACTTTCAATCGGCCCACCTTGTCGCGTAAACATTAACCATAGCCCCTCCTACAGAGAAGCTGTAGGAGAGTTTTGCAGTCAAAGCCACCGGTGTTCTCGCGGAGTGCTCTGTAGTGTTTTATGAGCGGGCTAGAACTATTGTATCTAAAAGAGCATGTCCCAAATCCGGAATACTGTAGACACTTTGGTCTGTATTTAAATTTACCGGTTCGTGTTGCTCCCACTAATCTACGATTCAATGGGCCCCAATTGTTGCCGTTCAAATCAATTACCCAACAGTGTAGTGTATTTTGTGAGTACCAAGGCACGAATCAAGAGGCGCTTGCTTCGAGGAGGAGAAACCTTTATGTACTTGAACGAATGAAAGGAAATCGTTCATAAACTTCCTCGCACCTCTGTAAAGCATATATGGAGCAAGGTCCAAATATACATTACTGACTCACGCGGTATAACGGGTCCTGGTTTTTGGTCTCCtcgagcggtttgccttgttcgcatgtgGCTCCTACCGCCCCGTAATAGAAATATAttccaaaaaaaaaggacTCGCGCGAATTTCGCAGGCTTGGCGCCATCTTTTGAATGTGTTCCCATCCCACTGAATCGTACAAGTTGTAAGTAGTTTGAATGAAGAGATTTCACGTATTTTTATTTAACATATGTTTCAGACCTTTTTTTACTACGCCGCTCGATACTGTTACAGCCAACTCTCCCGAAGGGAAAACCTTCATGACCGCACTTGATTGACAGTGACTCGTCCCCATACGAGCTTAGTTCACAGTTTCACACCCCCATCTCATCTCGCTAGTCCTATCATACCATGCACAATTCATCCTTAAAAAGCAATATATAACAAACATGCAAACGTATAAACGCATAgctcaaataaaaaaaacCCCCCATGTCTTCTCTCTCTTACACCCCACACCCCCGTCTTATATCCTCAAGTAACCTAAAGACAACACCTCACGCCCACGGATTAGACATCCCATCCGGCAAAATCACATCAGCAGTGACGTGCGCGTGCGGAGGGGGAGTAGCAGCACGCGCGATCGTCACCTCGGTATCCGCCTCGATCGGCTCATCCTCGGGGCTCGCCTGGCCGCCGTCGCCCGACTTGACCTCGGGCCCGCCACCGTGTTTGTCGTCCGTCTGGTCTCTTGCTCGTTCTTCCCGCGTGGGCTGGGTCGTGTTGGGTGATCGTCGGTGGGTGTCTTGGACTCGGACTTTGGTCTGGTCGATGGATCCTGCGCGTTCGCGTTCTTCGACCGAGACCTGGGGTGTGCATGTTAGTATGCGGTTTGCGAGTGAGTGTAGTGGTAGAAGCTACGAATGCGCAACCAGATGCAGGGCACGGAATTAAAACCACAAACAGATTAAATCCAACTTGCTCCATATTCCATCCCACCCACTCccaaaaaaaagaaagaaagaaaaccCCGCCCCCGCTCACCTCGACATCCCTCCCATCCTCCAAAACATACCCCCGACGATACACCCTCTTCCCACCGGGCCTCAACGCCGGATCCCCCTTGCGCCGCTCCCGACTCGCCGCCTGCTCCGCCGCGTCCTTGTCCTCGACGACGAGATCGACCGCGTCGGGCGGTAAAGCCCGGTTCGAGCGCGTCGTCGGGCTCTCGGTTCGCGAGGGCGTTTGGGCCGCCGAGCTCGCGCGGGATCGGGATCGGGATTGGGACTGGGAGTGGTGTGGGGGTTCGGGTCGGAGTCGGGCGGTTCCAGATGCAGGACCCGAACCGGGACCCGAACCAGGACCTGAACCCGAACCGGACGAAGATGCGTGCCATTGCAAGTCGACGCCTCCGACTTTAATATCGGGCCGTTTCCCATCCCGCATGTCGATATTGAGTTTCTGACCCGGTCTGGGGCGGACTTGTCCATCTTGGACGTCTTGCCGCGCCTTGACCGATTCAGTGTCTCCATCATCACCGTCAttatcgtcgtcgtcgtcccCATCTTGGGCCCATTTCCCGTATACGCCTCGAGGACCGACGTCCGTCGCACCGTACCCCTTTCCCAACCGGTGCGGAACAATCCCGCCCAAATCAGGATGAAACGCAGCCGCACGCTGGTCTCTCAAAATCTGCTCTTCCGCATCCCATATCCTCGCCCTGGCACGCTCGCTCGAACAGTCGACGACGGGGTAGTTGTAGTCCCCAAACACGAGCTTGCGAGCTTCATCGTACATCACATCCTCGCGCTTGCTCTTTCGGAACCGGACGATCGCAAGACTGCGCGACGACTCGAACTGGACGTCGAACGCGCCCGGTACGACGAGGTGTCCCGAGTCCGAGTCGGACGAGGACGATTCGGAATGGACGACTTGGGAGGCTTGGGCTTCCGTCAGAGGTGCATAGGCGTTTTGCTCTTCGATTGCTTGACGGGCTTTGGCGAGGATTCCGGGAGCGGGGATTGTCGGTGGGTTGGCGTCCTCTGCGGGCATGGGCAGCCAGTATTTTTTGCGTCCTCCTGCTGCGTATCGGAGTCCGGCACGAATGCGGCGATCGCGGCCTGTTCCTTGGTGCATGCCTCCTTCGGCGGGTTCGTATGCTTGGTATGATACGCCCCCTCGTAATGTATCTCTCGCGTCGACTATGACGTCCAAAAGGCCGAATGCGTCCCGCAAAGCATGTAGGAAGGGCATACGGGCGACGTGATGGACGCTGGGATCGGTAAAGTCGGAAGTGGAGAATGCGTACGAGTGGGCAATGGCGAATATGGGCATTTCGTAACATATGAGTGTATCGGTTATGGCGAGCGAGATGTGTTCCACGTCGGTGTATGATCCGACTGGCAAGAGGTTGAGTTGATGCATGGTGAGGGAAAAGGAAACATACCATGTTTGATTATCCCAATCGAGACGAGAAATGATATACAGATGGATTGCCAGAATGAGAAGAACAGAATTCCTTTGACGCATAGGAATTTGGGCATCGGTCTGGACCAAGTCAGCTGGTGCCCAGTAGATTAAAGAACAAGCACTCACCTGAACGGTTTGAGATCACTGCTGACACATACCCAGAACATGGCAAGGCAATACAAGCTCAGGCAAATTGAAGCATTGTATACGATACTAACGTATAGATAACCGGCGTCGACTCGAAAGGCACCTTCTCGGTATTTGCCCAATGCTTTGAGAATCAAAGTGATGGCCGCCAGGATAGGTTTGACTTGGACGTATTCTGTGGGCGGTGAGCGAGTGCTGTCACACGATAGGATGGGACGTACGGAGTATGCCTCGGCGGAGGGAAAGAAATGTAAATGGATCCGAAGCATCCAGTTCGCGTTTGAATAGGCTGACTGGGAATGCGTGTTCTTTGGGTTCTCGACCGTAGAGAAGGATAAGAAGGGACCGTTCGCCACCGAGATAGATGAGTAGCAGATGGAAGAAACAGTATATCACAAATGCCTATTTCTATTCAATATTAGTCGCTTCGAGTGATTGGTGGCTCACCTCGTATACGTCTCGCAAGACATCAATAATGACACCTGCCTCGAGGGAAAAGAGGGAAATAAATGATGATATGGCATAGAGTGGGACCATGACCATGATCCGAATGACCATTCTTTTCTCACTTAGCTTTATTCGGATTATCATTGATAGACTCACCTCTGCAGCGCCGGCTTGCGATAATTCTTGAGATGAGAACATATTGACAGCACAGACGTCACCGTCGCCACCGCAGTCGCCAATCCAGCAGACACAAGGACCGTAGAGGACAGTCCAGACCCAGACCCAGCTTCCACAGTCGTAAAATCGCCCATTGATCGTTGTTGTCTTGCCCTAGAGCCAAGAATGACAGCGCGATATGGACGTTGTCGTCACCCGCAAATCATCACGCGGTTAAGCGCCGAGTGATCGACATGACCTCACCCCGCGCAAATAGGGGCAAATGTATCATTTTGGGTTCTGCTTGGCTGGCTGGTCGGTTCGGAAGCCCTAGACACAGACCTCGCCCTCTTGGCTTGGTGGCTGCGCTACCGTTCCTGAGTACTCTTTTTTTTCGTACACGCGGCCACATCTGACTGAGCGTCTAATGGAGGTGTGGATTATATTATTCATCCAAGGGGCTGCCCATCGACGAGGAACacgagttcaacattgattGAGTCTCGGAGCACTAGTAATGTCAAGGACCATTGCTGTCCCAGCGCCTAACCCAGGGACCTCCATCCATTAGTCAGGAATTGTCACGATGCCAAGACGACGTTTATTTCGGTACCATTCAACGAACTACCGCCCAACAGAGTCATCTACGTCCGAGCATAACTAGTTAATCAACCAGACCTGACAGCACCTCCTATATCTCGGTTGCAGTTGCAAACCATTCGCTTGCAGCCACTCGAATGGACGAACGCCGATCCGCAACTCAACTCTGGGACCTCAAAATGTGAATTATCGACTGAGCTTTGCGCTTGCCTGACCACAGACAACTTCAAAATGTCAAATAAATATCTACAGCAAATAGTAACCGGTAAATTACTACGATTCAATATGGGCGAACTTGGAAATAGCGCGGTTATAACTGCATTGGTTGACCAACTTGTGGATTGTCATAGAGCAGCAAGTCTATGAGTCATACTTCTTCCTGTCCTACTTCCCGTTCTGACGTTCCGGTCCTTCTGGTGGTCAAACCCCCAGAAGCCcctccccccttttttttttctcaaACATAGGCAGAAGCAATGCGGATGAAATGTTGTATGGGTACCATCATACGATCAGTTTTACATCCATACGAAACCAGATGTTCTGCTTCGAGAATACGTATGCTTCATCAGTATGACTGGATATTGGAATCAAGTAAGGAACGAACCAAGACATGTGGTTGTAGGAAATCTCGGGCATGGTGAGGAATAAGAGAATCGGAATAGACAAATTCCCTCTACCCTAGACGTAACAAATCACAACCCCCACGCATCTCAACAAGTCGACACGCGCAATGTATTTTAAGATCAAACGCTGCCTACCGCATACCAAACACGAATCATATTTTAGTACAACGACCAACCGCATTCAATCGGGAAATAACTCTCGCGTCCAGACCCTCAAAGACCAATACTCGCTCCAACGGAAAAAACACGTTACTTCGCTTGTATTGTAATCTCCCTTTCCCAACTCATACCTTACCCTACAAAGCACATATACAGACACCCAACTCGCCTTTAGCGACATTCTGGACCGTATCATTCCATAAATATCATTACCACGTTCAGATTGTCTCGGTTCATAATGTAGCCGACATCTTATCAATCCCGAGCCGTGATATTTATACAACTAATTAAGTAGCATAAGTCCTATTTTTAGCAACCGGGTCGGAAGGTCAGGCGTGATGACAAAGCAAAATCCAACGAAGTCCGGGCTTCCTGTCCACCAATGACGACGAAAGGCTACcgacccccccccctccacctGTGATCGGTGCACTACTTGATACAGACGTTCGGGAGCGCAATACCCGCTGGATACTATGAATAACTTTATTGACGGGCGATGAATTGATGCGGCTTGGTTACAAGTACACAACTTGCGTTCTGGAATCCCAAAAAGGGACTTGATGGGGGTTCGTTTCTTTTTCAATGCCGGGCTTTGGGTGCATACGTTGCAGATCGAGTGCTCAAAATAACTCGGCCGGTTGCTTACATATTACCTTTCTCGCGGTTCTACCATATGCGTCGTCTCTGTGTTCCGAGAGAGATGTGTGCGGCATTAAAAGTTATCGATGATTAGGCAAGCTATATGTCTCGGTCTGGCCGATGGGACTCTTTACGCTGATTGGACGACTCTGCCGACTGGAGCTGCGGATGCACATACTGCGAGACTTTCCTACTCGCTTTTCCTCGACTATGGTCATCTGTCCAACCAATATGGCAGAGGGGCTGGAATGCATATTACTCTATATAGCTACGCAGCATTATTTGAACTCAATTTCTTCCGCGAGGCAAATCAAATAACGGTGCCTTAATGCCGCTATATTAGCTTGTAAATAAACGAGACATTTTTAGACACAATCCATGATTCTCATTCCACGATCGAATCACTCGGTGTTCGCGAATCAAGACTTTATTCCTCGTGGCTCTTTCGGCGCTGCGGCTCATCCTTCGGCCCGTTTGGCTGCAAACAATTGTCGATGCGCGAATAAGGGATTGTAGGTACTAGAAACAGTCTTTCTTTGGTCTTCTGTACCGGACTAGCGGCAAGCGTTGGCGGATATTGCATCTGGCCAACTACTCTGTTTATCCTTGCACTACCTTCATACCATGCATTCGTCACTCATTGGTAGGACTGATGCCGATTCTACTCGTCATAGGAAGCTTATTCGAGTGACCTGTCAAATATACGTGCTCTGGTCCCAAGTTCTATAAAGCCTATCGTTGGAAGGCTCAAACTATTCAGAGGTCTCCTCTACTCAGCGTTCCTTAGTTCTCTTACGTCTTCAGATACCATGTTCACCCCATTCGTCGTCGCTCTCGCTCTCTCAGCAGGTGTACTCGGCGCTCCGgcaccagcagcagcagacGCCAAGTCATCGACGACTATCAAAGCTACAGCCACTTCGGTCTCTTCGTCCGCCTCCACGGTCCCATCGCCAACCAGCGATTCGTCCTTGCCGGTCCCGACTGTACCCTATGCATCTGATGACTTGAACGAGTCGTACCTCGACAAGTTCCAAAACGAGCTCCCGGAGCCGATTCGAGGTGCCGCAGGTGCCAAGTTGCTCGGTCCTCAAAATGTCCCTATTGACCGACAGAATCCTGACTTTTTGGCGAGCCCAAGTACTGACAACGGAGCCGTGTAAGTAAAGATTATTGCTCATGTTTTTCTGGACTAATTTTCTTTTTATAGTTCCAACGCCAAGTGGCCATTCAGCTTGTCGCATAACCGAGTTCaggatggtggttggggGCGTCAACAGAATGGTAAGCTGGCGATGGCCAGTTGTGCACttgagaaaaaaaaaaaactcatGACTATAAACAGTCCACACGATGCCCATCGCAACGGCTATGGCTGGTGTGAACATGCGTCTGAAAGCTGGAGGAATTCGGTAGGCTTTTAAATATTAATAGGTGATAATAAGTAATCTGACGGACCGGGTAGTGAATTACACTGGCATACTGCTGCGGAGGTTTGTGAAACATTTAATTTAATGGAAGTTGTACTCACTTTTCTAAATCATTAAGTGGGCATACGTGTTGGCGGTGAGTTGATTGACAGAACTATTAGCACCAAAGTCTGATTGATTTCAAAATTATAGGGAAGCTGCCGTGTTGGTGCTGTCAACGCCGACGGCCAAAATTATCAGGCCGATGTTGTAAGAACTCACGTCAATCTCCGAGCATAATCATTTTTTACTTAGTTTTCCGCTGTAGTACCCGGGTGACCTTTGGTACTTCCCAGCTGGTGTCCCACACGTCCTCCAGGGCCTCAACAATACTGCCGATGGCTGCGAGTTCCTCCTGGTAAGCTCACTCCACATTATTCTGACACTCTCCTAATAAATCCCCTGTAGGTGTTCGACGACGGAGAGTTCAGCGAAGATTCCACCTTTTCAGTTACAGATTGGATGGCACACGTTCCCAAGGAAGTACTGGGCAAGAACTTCAAGGTCAACGCTTCCGCCTTTGACCATATTCCAGATCGTCAGCTGTGGATGTTGCCTAGTGCGGTCCCTACTGGCACTGCCGACGGTGATTTGGTGAAGAGCCCTCAAGGAGTTTCTACTCTCCCTTACTCGTTTGCTGCTAGCAAGGCCAACGCAACAAAGGTATGTATATGTATACATCACCACCTGCTGAAAACTAATTCCATACTTACTAGGTTGCGGGTGGATCAGTCAAAGTTGTTGATTCAAGAACCTTTGAAGTTAGCAAGACCATTGCTATGGCTGAGGTCACCGTCGAGGTCGGAGGAATTCGTGAGCTCCACGTGAGTATGGTCCTGTGGAAGCATTCATTTTAGTTAACCATTTACCCAGTGGCATCCGACTCAACCCGAATGGAGTTATTTCATGTAAGGCCCATCTGCTCGCTTGTTTCCCTTATGATTCTAAACGAATTAATACAGTCAAGGAAATGCGCGCATCACTGTTTTTGCTGCTCAGGCCAACGCCCGTACCTTTGACTACCAGGCTGGTGATATCGGTACGTTATTGATTCGGAGCTCATCAACATGCATTTATTAATATCTGGCAAAGGCTACGTACCTCCTTCCTTCGGCCATTATGTCGAGAACATTGGCAACACCACGCTCAAGTTCCTCGAGATCTTCAACGCCGACAAATACGAGGATATTTCTTTGAACCAGTGGCTCGCTCTCACTCCTCCCGAACTGGTCAAGGTAAAAAAGCAACAACTTGTTATCAGTTCCTTTAGAAAATTAATCATAATCTGCTTCAGGCTCACTTGCAACTCAGCGACGATACCATTAGCAAGCTCCAAAAAGTCAAGCCAATCGTTGTTGGGTCCGGTCTCCTCTAAATCAACCAAGCTTCCCATAATTTACCCATGTAAATATTATACGATTTTATCACCTCGTATTCAATGTCAACGACATGTTTTCTACTTCATGCATCAGTGGTTTCATCCACGGTATCCAGCACATAAAGTGAAGCCAATGCGAATGCAATGATGAACACTAATACGAATGCTACAGAAGCACTCTTGGCAAAGTTAGAACTCTTATTAGAGCCGCGCTTCATAGACGCTGCAGTTTTTTGCTGAGAGATTTCATCATAACCTTCGCGATCGACTATTTGACTCTGCTTTGTAAATTGAGTAATAGTATATAATGGGGTTAGTACTGATATTTCCATGGTTTTCACATCTCAGTTCGAGTAGTTTAAACACTTCAGGTACTGCCATGCTTCATATTCTTCAATATGGACGTTTTGCAATGAAGCCTGCGGAGTCGCAAAATAGCGACCTAGCCGGAGCAtgtagcgagtcacgtgacgacCGCTTCACGTcgtgtcgacttgcgtccgacctcctccaccatCTGGCCTCGTATACAGGGAGTGCCGCGGCACGCCtttgcatgtcatttttATCCCGACCACCATCCTTTGGTCAtgagagctggtttgggccgTCCACCCATGAGCCAGGCTCGCGGTCGGGCGCCCCGGGTCCAGCCTCGCTGCTTTgcagccgcgggggttccccaacctTCACCGGTCCGGGTCTCGTGGCCGACGCGGACGATCGTGCAGAGGATAAGTTTTCTCCACTATGGTATTACGCCCGTAAACACGTCCCTACCTGGGCGATATCTATAATTGGTCATATTATAAGTGAAGCCTGAGGGCCTCAGTTAGCATACTTCCAAGACGATATTCTATGGTGTTCAAAAGGAAGCTCACAAAATCAAGCAATCGCTGTTAAAGGGTAGGTCAATAAATATTAATATATTAATACATGGATAATTTAATACAACAGAGCTATATGCGAAGTATTCATGGATTCATGCGCTGATATACAAGTTTCTCGGTCAAATTCCACAAGTCTCTTGCCAAGTCCTGATTTTGGGCCAAGTCTGAGGGAGTAGCAATCTTTCCAACAGGAGTAATAAAACTACCTCGGTGCTTTTGTGAATCGGAACGGACCGTTGGGTCTGAAGCAGCATATACGCTGTTCCGAGCTCCAGCAGCTTCGTCAATGAAGAACAGCTTTACGAGAATTTCTGAAATCCAGCCCAAAATAGGCATTTTGGCTGTTGACTCCCGGGCTGCAGCTAAAAAAGGGTTCAGCACGAATACCGATTTTTTGAGATCTGCGAACCTACCTGTTGCTACGTAGCCTGGATGAACAGATACAGCAATGATGCTGGATCCCTCGCTATCTAATCTGCGTTGTAGCTCTTTTGTGAAAAGCAGATTCGCGAGCTTTGTACGACCTACCACTAAATCAATATTGAAGCATCACTAAGAAGTCATAGCCAACTCACTATAACGagcaatggtatgagaccaAGTATTTGGGTTTTTCG encodes:
- a CDS encoding Organic solute transporter Ostalpha, translating into MGDFTTVEAGSGSGLSSTVLVSAGLATAVATVTSVLSICSHLKNYRKPALQRMVIRIMVMVPLYAISSFISLFSLEAGVIIDVLRDVYEAFVIYCFFHLLLIYLGGERSLLILLYGREPKEHAFPVSLFKRELDASDPFTFLSLRRGILQYVQVKPILAAITLILKALGKYREGAFRVDAGYLYVSIVYNASICLSLYCLAMFWVCVSSDLKPFRPMPKFLCVKGILFFSFWQSICISFLVSIGIIKHVGSYTDVEHISLAITDTLICYEMPIFAIAHSYAFSTSDFTDPSVHHVARMPFLHALRDAFGLLDVIVDARDTLRGGVSYQAYEPAEGGMHQGTGRDRRIRAGLRYAAGGRKKYWLPMPAEDANPPTIPAPGILAKARQAIEEQNAYAPLTEAQASQVVHSESSSSDSDSGHLVVPGAFDVQFESSRSLAIVRFRKSKREDVMYDEARKLVFGDYNYPVVDCSSERARARIWDAEEQILRDQRAAAFHPDLGGIVPHRLGKGYGATDVGPRGVYGKWAQDGDDDDDNDGDDGDTESVKARQDVQDGQVRPRPGQKLNIDMRDGKRPDIKVGGVDLQWHASSSGSGSGPGSGPGSGPASGTARLRPEPPHHSQSQSRSRSRASSAAQTPSRTESPTTRSNRALPPDAVDLVVEDKDAAEQAASRERRKGDPALRPGGKRVYRRGYVLEDGRDVEVSVEERERAGSIDQTKVRVQDTHRRSPNTTQPTREERARDQTDDKHGGGPEVKSGDGGQASPEDEPIEADTEVTIARAATPPPHAHVTADVILPDGMSNPWA
- a CDS encoding oxalate decarboxylase, coding for MFTPFVVALALSAGVLGAPAPAAADAKSSTTIKATATSVSSSASTVPSPTSDSSLPVPTVPYASDDLNESYLDKFQNELPEPIRGAAGAKLLGPQNVPIDRQNPDFLASPSTDNGAVSNAKWPFSLSHNRVQDGGWGRQQNVHTMPIATAMAGVNMRLKAGGIRELHWHTAAEWAYVLAGSCRVGAVNADGQNYQADVYPGDLWYFPAGVPHVLQGLNNTADGCEFLLVFDDGEFSEDSTFSVTDWMAHVPKEVLGKNFKVNASAFDHIPDRQLWMLPSAVPTGTADGDLVKSPQGVSTLPYSFAASKANATKVAGGSVKVVDSRTFEVSKTIAMAEVTVEVGGIRELHWHPTQPEWSYFIQGNARITVFAAQANARTFDYQAGDIGYVPPSFGHYVENIGNTTLKFLEIFNADKYEDISLNQWLALTPPELVKAHLQLSDDTISKLQKVKPIVVGSGLL